Within the Pseudarthrobacter sp. W1I19 genome, the region GCCACAGCGGAGGAGATCCTGCGGGCTCCGGCGAACGATTTCGTGGCCTCCTTCGTGGGACGCGACCGGGGCTTCCGCCACTTGGGATTCACAGGGTCCGACGGCGTGGCGGTGCACCAGGTGCCTACGGTGCTCCGCTCACCCGGTGGCGCATTTGAATCCGGGCCGGGCCGCGGCTGGCAGCTGGTGGTCGATGAGGCCGGGCGTCCGCTGGGGTGGACCGGGCCGGGTTCCGGCACGGGAATCATTCCCGGCGGGTCCCTTTTCAAGCCGGGGGAGAGCCTGCGCCGCGCGCTGGATGCGGCCCTGTCCTCGCCGTCGGGCCTGGGCGTTGCCGTGGATCCCGAAGGCAGGGTGCTCGGCGTCGTCAGGGGCGGTGAAGTCCTGGCCCTCATCGAAGAGGCGCGCCAGGTCAGGCAGGCTGCCCTCTGATGGACTGGTTCCTGGCAAACAGCGGCATGGTCCTGGAACGGGCCGGCCAGCATATGGTGCTCGCCCTGGTGCCCATGGTCCTGGGACTGGCGATTTCCATTCCGCTGGCGCAACTGGCGCGCCGCCACCAGGTGCTCCGCTCGGTGGTGCTCACAGCCTCCTCGCTGCTCTACACCATTCCTTCGCTGGCCCTTTTTATCATCCTGCCCACCATCCTCGGCACACGGATCCTTGATCCCCTCAATGTGGTGGTGGCCCTGACCATTTACGCCGTGGCGCTTCTTGTCCGCGCAGCCCTGGACGCCTTCGACTCCGTGGATCAGGACGTCAGCCAGGCCGCCGTTGCCATGGGCTACAAACCCCTCGCCCGGTTCCTGCAGGTGGACCTGCCCCTGTCACTGCCAGTGATGTTCGCCGGGCTCCGGGTGGTGTCTGTCAGCAACATCTCCCTGGTCAGCGTGGCGGCACTGCTGGGCGTGGGCAACCTGGGCATGCTCTTTACCGACGGACTGCAGCGGGATTTTGTGACCGAAGTGGTGGTGGGAATCGTCGCCATCCTGGTCCTGGCGCTGCTCATGGACGCCGTCCTGGTCCTGCTCGAACGGATCCTCACCCCGTGGGAGAGGGCCGGGAAACCGGGCCACCGGCAGCCGCTGGCGCCTGACGCCACTGATGGAGCCTGGCTGTTGGCCGAGCCGAAAACCGGAGGGGGAAACGCGTGAGCAATGTCTTCACGGATACCTTCGCCTGGCTGGCGGACCCCCTGAACTGGACCGGCAGCGCCGGCATTCCTGCACGGCTGGGCGAACACCTGCAGTACACGGGACTCGTGATGCTGATCGCTTCGGCCATCGCCCTTCCGGTGGGCCTGTATGTGGGCCATACCGGCAGGGGCAGGGTGGCCGTCGTCGCCATCGCCGGCGCCCTTCGTGCCCTGCCCACGCTCGGCCTGTTGACACTGTTTGTGCTGCTGGCCGGAATCGGGTTGATGCCGCCCGTCTGGGCGCTGGTGATCCTCACCGTACCGCCGCTCCTGGCCGGCACTTACGCCGGGATTTCCAACGTGGACCGCAACGTGGTGGACGCTGCCCGTGCCATGGGGATGACCGAACTGCAGGTCCTGTTCCGGGCTGAACTGCCCAACGCGCTGACGGTGATGTTCGGCGGCTTCCGGACCGGTGTGCTGCAGGTTATTGCCACCGTTTCCGTGGTGGCGTACATCAACCTGGGCGGCCTGGGGCGCTACCTGTTCGACGGACTGGTCCTCAGCGACTTTCCGCGGATGCTGGGAGGCTCACTGCTCATC harbors:
- a CDS encoding ABC transporter permease, with translation MDWFLANSGMVLERAGQHMVLALVPMVLGLAISIPLAQLARRHQVLRSVVLTASSLLYTIPSLALFIILPTILGTRILDPLNVVVALTIYAVALLVRAALDAFDSVDQDVSQAAVAMGYKPLARFLQVDLPLSLPVMFAGLRVVSVSNISLVSVAALLGVGNLGMLFTDGLQRDFVTEVVVGIVAILVLALLMDAVLVLLERILTPWERAGKPGHRQPLAPDATDGAWLLAEPKTGGGNA
- a CDS encoding ABC transporter permease, encoding MSNVFTDTFAWLADPLNWTGSAGIPARLGEHLQYTGLVMLIASAIALPVGLYVGHTGRGRVAVVAIAGALRALPTLGLLTLFVLLAGIGLMPPVWALVILTVPPLLAGTYAGISNVDRNVVDAARAMGMTELQVLFRAELPNALTVMFGGFRTGVLQVIATVSVVAYINLGGLGRYLFDGLVLSDFPRMLGGSLLIAVLAIAVDLVLSLFQRVFLTPGPSQKSHRGHEAAVDRTDPVLAEAVAQGGKS